GGACGTTCCTGAGACGTCGCCGGAATTTCGTCGTCAATCGCCTTCCGGGGGGAATATCTGTCGTCATTACGGGGGGATCAGTCTTGTTCCGCATGTTACCCACGCAGCGGGAGCCGGTCAAACCGGGTACGGCCATCTTGGGGTCACAACTTGTGACCTCAAGAGCACGGGGAGGATGCCCTTCAATAGATCGTGTATGCCAGCCCGGCGACCTGTTCGAAATGGTGATCGGACGTGAGGAGCTCGGCACCGTGCTCCATTGTCTGGGCAGCGATCCAGACGTCGTTGATCGGTATCGGGCTTCCGTCTTTCTTCAGTTGCATGACAATCCGCGAATACCGGTCCGCGGTGACTTCGCCCAGTGGGGCAATTTCCACCGCCTCGTGGTCGAGGAACCGTCGCAGCACCCGCATGTTCTGCTCGTACTTCGCTCCCTTGCGGAAACCGTACATCAACTCCCCCAGCATGACCGGCGAGATCAGAACGCAGTCGCAGCCCGAGATCTTTTCCACCACGGAAGGAACTCCCTTGCGGAACCCCGAGTACGCGCTGGTATCGAGAAAGAGCTTCACTTCCACGTCGCCTCGTCGATTTCCTCGAACACCCGCACCGATTCCTCGAACTCCCGGGCTTCTTTCTCCGACCACCCCCCCGCAAGTTCTGCGAGAGAGGCTCCCGTCGGCTTCTTCCGGCGCTTTTCCGGCCCCGCGGACCCGCCGATCAGTTCGAGGATGACCTTGTTCAGGGATTTCCCCGTGGCCTTCGCCTTGCGGCGGATCTGCTTCTCCAATTCGGGGTCGATCCCTCTCACGGTGATCTGGTTCATGTGAAGCACCTCACGACTCTTGATGCCTCATTATATGATGCATCGCGACCGGAATCCACCGAGGCAACCATCGGCAGGAGGAGGAGAATGCAACCGATCGCGCGGCCGGCAAATGCTCTCAGCTTCCGAAATTCCTCGATCCGATGATTTTCAAAGCAGCCTACGTTCGCGCAGGTCTCGCGGGCAGGCTACCGCCCATGCGGCCTACGGAAAAATCGGGGGCCGGGATCAGTGCAGGGAGCCCATACTGGGCGGGAAACACTGTTTCATTTATAGATGAAAGGGGGCAACACCTCAAGGCCTTATCCATTCAGAAACGAGGAAGGGCGATAAGTTATCGTTCCAGCGAATCTTTTTCGATGGTGAGTTTGTAGCTGGAGACGGCATCGAGGAGCAGGACCACGCGCTCGCGGTCGGGCATCTCCTCCACGAAGATCGCGTCAAGCCCCGCGAAGGGACCCTCCCCGATCTTGACGCGCTGGCCCGGGGACAGGGTGACCTTTTTCGGCTCGAGCTTGACGATCCCCTCCTCGTTCATCCGCGCGCGGACGGCGGCGATGATCTCCTCGTCCACTTCGTGGGGCTCGAGGCCGAAGCAGATGACGCGGGCGACGCCGTGGGTGTATTTGATCGTTTTCAACTCGTCGCCGTCGAACCGTACGAAGAGGTAGGTCGGAAAGAGGGGGCGCATCTCGAAGAGGCCGCGGTGCCGCTTCGATTTCCTGTTGATTTTCGGAAAGAGGACTTCGTAGCCGGCGCCGGTCAGCCGCTTGTGGACCCGTGTTTCATTGAGCGCTTTCGTCTTTACCAGGTACCACTTCGGGTCCAAGCACAGCCCTCCCGCGGACATCGCCATGCGGGACATCCGCACGCGCACGGGATGCACGTCTCATTGGAATTCCGTTGCCCCATTATATACGAACGGTCGAAACTACCCATCATACGGCACACCTTTCGTCGCCGGCCGTGGCGAGAGGGAGGAACGCCGGATCCGCGAGCAGGCGGGGGGGGCCTTCGAGCTGGGGGACCTGGTCGAAGCCGGCGCGGGAGAGGGCGGTCCCGGCCGCGGAGACGAGGGCGCGGTAGGTGAGGTCGCGGGTCCCGGTGGCCAGGGTGCGGCAGAGGTGGTACGTGTGGGCTCCGTGGTAGCCGCCGTTGATCCAGGCGTCGGCCGAGGTCTGGTCGTCCCGGCAGGCGGCGATCAGCACGGCGTTGGTGCGGGTGACGCTGACGCCGAACCGGCGGGCGGAATGGCGCGGTCGCTGAGGAGCGGGAGACGGCATTTCCGGGTGCGGGAGGAAGCGGCACCGGTCGGGGGCGTCGGACGGGGGGATGCTTCGGGGGCGGGCGAAATTCCCGCGGGGAAGGGTGCAGCCGTAGAGTGCGGGATTCGCGGGACGCGTGAGGCCGGCCATGGAATGGGAGTTGCCGGCGAGGGCGAAGTCGCGCAGGCCGGTGCCGGAGTGACAGCAGTCGAGGATGACGGTGAGGAGGGCCCCCTGCGGGACGTTGACGCAGGCGGCGTCGAGGTCGTCATCGGTAAGGGGATGCTCCCAGTCGAGGTCGTACGGGCAGAGGATCTCGCCGAGCCGGTCGGTCGTCTCGTCGCCGTTCCGGTCGGGCACCTGGGAGCCGTGGCCGGAGTAGTGGAAGACGAGGGAGTCGCCCGGGGAGGCCCCTGCGGTGAGCCAGGCGAGCCCGTCGAGGATCGCCTTCGTGGTGGCGCGGGCGTCGGTCAGGATGCGCATGTTCCCGCCGCCGGGGAAGCCGCATCGGTTTTTCAGCGTTTCCGCCATCTGGTGGACGTCGTTGGCGCACCCCTTCAGTTCGTTGGCCGGATCCGGGTACCGGTTGATGCCGACCAGCAGCGCTTTCTTCATCGTCGCTCCCTCCCTGGGAACCGGGGGGAGCAAGGGGCGGGCCGATGACGCGATGGCGGGCGCGACGGAGCGGCGGGACCGGAAAACGTCCGTGAGGGAAGGAGTTGCGGGAGTGAAACCGGACGGAAAAAGCATCCGGAAACCGGAGGGGCGCGAGGCGACAGTCCGGTTATCGATCCGTGTGTCCGGAAACCGGTCGGTAGTACGCGGCTACTTTTCCGCGGCGAGCAGCTCCCGGAAGAATTCCACGGTGCGAGTGAGGCCGTCGCGCAGAGGGATCGTCGGCTCCCAGTGAAGCTTCGACTTCGCCAGGGTGATGTCCGGGCGGCGGCGGACCGGATCGTCCTGCGGAAGCGGCTGGAAAACGATCTCGGACTTCGAGCCGGTGAGTTCCTTGACCATCGTCGCCAGCTCGAGGATAGTGAACTCGCCGGGATTGCCAAGGTTCACCGGCCCGACCAGCTCGTCCTGGTCCATCATCGCGATCATGCCGGTGACAAGATCGTCCACGTAGCAGAAGGAGCGCGACTGGCTCCCCGTCCCGTACAGCGTGATCGGCTCCCCTTTGAGCGCCTGGACGATGAAGTTCGAAACCACGCGGCCATCGTTGGGGTGCATCCGCGGGCCGTACGTGTTGAAGATCCGGATCACACGGATCTCCAGTTTGTGTTGCCGATAGTAGTCGAAGAAGAGCGTCTCCGCGCAACGTTTCCCTTCGTCGTAGCAGTTGCCGCAAAAAGCCGCCCGCCCTTGGCGACGAACGCATATAACGTGGTTCTTTACGTCAACGCAGTAGACCTTGCCCGCATAGCGAATCC
This is a stretch of genomic DNA from Candidatus Deferrimicrobium sp.. It encodes these proteins:
- a CDS encoding caspase family protein codes for the protein MKKALLVGINRYPDPANELKGCANDVHQMAETLKNRCGFPGGGNMRILTDARATTKAILDGLAWLTAGASPGDSLVFHYSGHGSQVPDRNGDETTDRLGEILCPYDLDWEHPLTDDDLDAACVNVPQGALLTVILDCCHSGTGLRDFALAGNSHSMAGLTRPANPALYGCTLPRGNFARPRSIPPSDAPDRCRFLPHPEMPSPAPQRPRHSARRFGVSVTRTNAVLIAACRDDQTSADAWINGGYHGAHTYHLCRTLATGTRDLTYRALVSAAGTALSRAGFDQVPQLEGPPRLLADPAFLPLATAGDERCAV
- a CDS encoding transcription termination/antitermination NusG family protein; amino-acid sequence: MDPKWYLVKTKALNETRVHKRLTGAGYEVLFPKINRKSKRHRGLFEMRPLFPTYLFVRFDGDELKTIKYTHGVARVICFGLEPHEVDEEIIAAVRARMNEEGIVKLEPKKVTLSPGQRVKIGEGPFAGLDAIFVEEMPDRERVVLLLDAVSSYKLTIEKDSLER
- a CDS encoding type II toxin-antitoxin system VapC family toxin; protein product: MEVKLFLDTSAYSGFRKGVPSVVEKISGCDCVLISPVMLGELMYGFRKGAKYEQNMRVLRRFLDHEAVEIAPLGEVTADRYSRIVMQLKKDGSPIPINDVWIAAQTMEHGAELLTSDHHFEQVAGLAYTIY